The following proteins are co-located in the Acanthochromis polyacanthus isolate Apoly-LR-REF ecotype Palm Island chromosome 7, KAUST_Apoly_ChrSc, whole genome shotgun sequence genome:
- the c7h2orf68 gene encoding UPF0561 protein C2orf68 homolog codes for MDILRDDGVHELKYKPGGRLDMSHGFLHHIRRNQIARDDYDKEVKQAKELQRRRHTTTPRRPRRPDIQVYHPRRRHGSEPGAGADAEEWNESGSSTETETHGTELFWLDYQADSGTITSFLVHKEDKPEKVVERVAEKNILDPAMRAVLVARIRKEIDKRREKR; via the exons ATGGATATTTTGAGAGACGACGGGGTGCATGAGCTGAAATACAAACCTGGGGGCCGTTTGGATATGAGCCACGGCTTCCTGCACCATATCCGGAGGAACCAGATTGCGAG AGATGACTATGACAAAGAAGTGAAGCAGGCCAAAGAACTCCAGCGACGGAGGCACACAACAACCCCAAGAAGACCCCGTCGGCCAGACATCCAAGTGTATCACCCTCGACGAAGAC ATGGTTCAGAGCCAGGGGCCGGTGCTGACGCTGAAGAGTGGAATGAGAGTGGGTCAAGCACAGAGACTGAGACCCACGGGACTGAACTCTTCTGGCTCGACTATCAGGCCGACTCTGGCACCATCACGTCCTTCCTTGTGCACAAG GAGGATAAGCCTGAGAAGGTAGTGGAACGTGTGGCAGAGAAGAATATTCTGGATCCAGCCATGAGGGCAGTCCTGGTGGCCCGAATTCGAAAGGAAATTGACAAAAGACGAGAGAAACGCTGA